gaagcagcaaagctgtATTTGGACAAAGCTCAGCACTGGTCTATTGCTTCTTCCCACCGAAGACAGGAGCGAGGTGGGACAGGCACCACGCACTTCTCCTGGGGCTTGTGATCCCaaccaggcagagctgctggggtttCCTGTCAGCAAATAAGCATTTTGGCAGCTTGTCAAAGCTGCCTACGAGCgtgcagcagtggctgctgttCCTGCTAGCAGTCTCTGAAGTAACACCTCAAATCAGATTCCTCGACAAGCAGCGCTCTGTGTTTTGCCCCTTACGTAACACTCctccctctgtttttttttctgtcgGCATTTATTATAAACACTTACATAAGGACATGTCCCAGCTTGGGAAAGGGCTCCTTCTGCCTGGTTGTGTCAGACTGCTGTCAAACAgccaaaatacagaacaaatcCTCCCAGAGGAGGGAGCCTGGGCCTTCACTTGCTGCAGCGACATTCACTGCCATTTGTTAATCCTGCCCTGTCTCTTACAACTGAGCTGCTTGCTGTTACCGCTAACCTCAAACACTGCTGACCTACCCAAACATTTCTGTCCAACACAGTGAAGCGGATGAACAAATAATAACTTCTGAatcaaaaattactttaaagtaTACAAAAGCTTTGGTGAAATGAactttgaccaaaaaaaaaagtgctactTGATATTCAGCTTCATAGGACACAATGCATGAGTGGCAAAGAATTTGccaattgtttttcttctaaagctaGCTAGACTAAAGAAACCAGGGGACCAGGTGGCCTCCTAGAAGgattgttctttttctgatcAGAAAAGACACTTCCTGTGAGGGCACCTGGGATCTGCTCTCTCCAGCTCTTACGTAAAACTCTGCTCCCCTGGATGCATCTGAGAAAGCCACATCAAGGcgcgcatgcacacacacacacacacacacaaaactaaaaaataaagagagcagttttaaactttaaatGGGACAGAATACCATGTTGATGGGTGACATGGAGAAGAATGGGATTAACTCTCAAATAGTTCTTTCCTCACTGCGACAAGTGAAACTCTTACACAACGTGCCACATCAAAACATGCTTCTGTCTGGCATCGGTTTGGCTCTGCAGGTGCTCAGACGTTCCTGCTCAATAAACGCTGCTTCACGTGTACACCAGCTTTTGGGCAAAGGAGAATAGTTGCTCACCTCTTATAGATGTATCCCAGGACGATGCCGGCTCCGATGGCAATGATTATCACCATCATGATCAGCCCCAGCACGTACCctgcaaagagagaaaggaaagaggcaaAATTGGAGGCGGTAGATCCAGCTATAGGATTGCTTTCAGAGCCTTGGAAAAAACCCATCCTGTCAGAATTACAGGAATGGATCCATCACATGATCCTGGGTTCATACCTAGTGTCCCTAAGTCCTTCTTTTCTTTGGAGTTCATCTGCACTCTCTGACTGATCCCAATGacaggctgcacagcagctgcctcgCTCCGGGAGGGCAAGGTATCAGCTGGTTCAAACACCTGGTCGACCTCCTGAGAAGCATCAACTTCTCCTGTAGGGActggggctgtggcagctgtAGCATCTGCTGAGGGGAAAGAGATACACAAAATACCAAGCATTGATAAGTATTTCAAAAACAACACGTGCCTTATGAGTGGGACAGATCTAGACTGAACCTCCTTCAAAGTACACTGACAAATACTTGTTCCCTCTTAAGCTGTTGCCAGAAATCCTACCAAGGCAGACAAGAAATGTACttttccgcccccccccccccgcttcccTTTGACATGAACTTATTTAACCAGGAGTGCAAGGCACCACCACAGATGAGACAGAAGTCACACAGCAGAACAGAACTCTGGTTCAGGGCATGAGTCCAGGAGATGCACAATGACTTCATTTAGTGTATAGATCGATATACAGGCTGCAGTTTCAAGCGTGCTGAACAGACATGAACAAGATTATGAGGATCTCCATTCCAAATCTCCCAGGAGCCTATTTATCTCTCTTCTGCCTCAATCTTCCTGACACAGGAAGGTTTGACGGAAGGAGGCTCCAGCTGGTGTGAAAACAACCTGGGGACATTCTTTCCCTCTTTGCAGCCACGTAGCAAACTCCTTTAGTGTGATGGGCAGGCTAAGGCAGAGCAACACTTCAGTCACACAGCCACTGACTGGCGTAAGTACAGCAAGTTCTCGGCCAGAGCCCAAACAAAGGCGCGTAAGGATGGACACTTACAGCACAGaaccccttcccagccctggggatgtTTTATCGACAACATTGAAAGATTTTCAAGGTAGCTCCTTCTTTCAAGACACAGTTAAAATGGAAGCTGTAGCACAGTAACAGCTATGACAGTGGAAAGTAGGTATCTATTACCTGTCTAAAACACCTCCCCTCCTTCTTTTAGGAAATGCTATGCACAGCATGCATCCACACCTGAAAACCGCACCTGGACCTCACCCCCACAGCAGGCAATAACTCCATGTGGATTTTCTACCTGCAGCCATTTTGAGCCCTCAGTAGAATGTGAAATGGAAGTACAGAAGGGGAGTTAAGAGGCAGGAAATCAGGGGCTCCTGCAGGGCACAGTGACTACGGAGGGTCAGCCAGAGATGCTCAGCTAAGGGGAGCTGCAAGGCACAACTATGATAAAAAGGTGCTCGCTCTGAGCCATGAAAATAGTCAAACCCCTGAAATGTGGAAATGATGTATTGGCTGAAAGGCCAAGTAACTCTCCTGATCCCAAAGCTGCACGATTGTTTTGAGTAACAGTCTTGGCAGCagaacatttgttttgcttccacTTTAGGGAAAACCAGGCGAAAAATGAGCAAAGTGAAGAAAGGGTAGGgtgcatgggggggggggcaggggggagggggtgtgttTACTTGCAAGGATAGCAATCCTGAGGGACAGTGGAGTATGTAAACCTTGAGGGGCTCAGAAATAAGTGAACAGTTCCAGAAAATCCAAGTGGTTCCTTTAGCCCCAGTCAATATTGACATCTCTTCTCCCTGAAACAGGCCTCAGCTACAGTTCTTCTCTTGGCAAACTGTTTCCCACCCTGACTACCCAGGAGGAATCCAGTGTTTGTGGCTTTCCATTTCTTACTGTCCTCTGCCCTCCCTTCAATTCAATTCTCGTTTTCTCCAAgttcttctcccccaccccatccaTATTCACCCTGGCACCCCTTTAGCAGCAGGACACTTGTTTAGACAGCAATAAGATGCCCCGCAGCAACACTACCTACAGCTCTGCAGTGCCCAGATGCCCAGACCTCAGCCATTTGCAACGCAGCCCTATAGTGCAACgaggagggggggcggggggcaagGCTTTGCACAGGCCCTTCCTGACACTAATGGCAAAAGCTCTCGGGGCGGAGCAAGGCACAGCTGGGAGGCAGATGTGCGCACACAGGCAGGGCCGGAGGGGAGCCCCGGGTCCACTGCGTTCCCAGGGGAGGGCGGCGGGTGCTGCCATAGCCGGGGGTGACAAACCCAGCCCCCGGCAGGCAGTGCCTcggggagggcaggaggggaagcgGGGCCGGAGGGGACCGCTCCTACCTGAGCACTCGGCGATGTCGCAGGGTCTGCGCTCGGGGACCCCGGCAGCGCCTCGGATGTAGCACCAGGGCGCGGCGTCGCCGTCCgggtttctgcagctgttgtgGTCCTCGGCGAGTGCTGGAGGGCAGCGGGCCGTCAGCGGGGGCTCCGCCGCGGCCCCGGCACCCCAGAACCCCACTCCCCGCCCCTCCGGCTCCCCGAGCCCCCGGGACCCACCTGCCGGCAgcgcggcgccggggccgcTCCGCACCGCCAGCCAGTTGAGGCAGGGGGCTCCTCCGGCGGCCACTCGCCGGCTCCCGCGGTAGGACGCGCCGTTGCCGCGAAGGCACTCTGCGGAGAGACGAGGCCAAAGCCGTGCGGGcgggccgggcagccccccggcaccCTCACCCCCCTCACCGGCCTTTGTCCCCCGCAACAaagcgggccgggccgccggcACTCACCCTCGGCGCCGCGGGCGGCCGCCAGCAGCAGCGAGCCCAGCAGCAGCGcgcccagcgccgccgcccgccgcgggcccCCGCGCAGCATCCTCGGCGCGCAGGGCCAGGGTCCGCAGCTcagctcggctcggctcggctcggcgcgCCGGCGAGCCCTGCCCCGGCTCTCCGCTCCCCGGTAAACAACCGCCGGGCTGCGCTCCCCccgcacgcacacacacacacacacacacacacccccgcccaGCCGCCGCCGGGTCCTAACGCTGCCACCGCCCGCCCCCGGGCGGCTCCCGGCGCCGGCGGGAAGCCCCGGCAGGGGAAGGGGCGGCCGGGAACCTGCCGCGGCCGCGGgggtcccccccgccccggagCAGCGGCGGGAGCCCGGGGAGGCTCGGGAGGGGCACGGGGGAAGGTGTCCGGGCCTGTCCCCTGCAGCCGCGGAACATTCTCGGGCCGAAAGAGAACTGGGCTGGAAGCCCGAGTGTGGCAGGGAGCGCGTTCGTCCTCAGGGACTTCACGTTGCTGTCACCCCTAGAGAGCCACCGCGGGGGACCAAACTCCTGCCCCGAGTGTCCCTTTGAGGTCCCCCAGCTCTACAGAGGGACCCCGCGCCGGGGGGTAGGCgctgccacagcagctgtgccccctccacGTTAAAGGTTTGCATTCTCACCTCTGCTCATCGATTGCTTTCCCTGCACTCCGCGTCCTCTAAGAGCTGTGCCTGCTTACAGCAAAACAAGGCAAACAGCCCAAAAATGCTTTAAAGCGATCGTATTGCAGGCATCTAGCCACTGCGATAAAGCCTCTCTGCAAGGCATTTCCAGCAGGTTACAAGATACTTTCTGCTTCTAAACTGGCAGAGCTATCTGGATACTGCAATGCCAGTGACTTTACACTGGCACCTGGAGCCATCAGCAATGTTTCTATTTTACAGCAGCGAAAAACAAGCACCTGAACACTTGGTCCTGATGGACAATGAGCTCTCAAAGGCGGCCTGGCCAAGGCACAGGCCTGCAGCACAAGGAACTATTTCTGGCTTTCCCACAGAGCTCCTTCTGACCTTGGCAGATCTGCCGGCTTCACTTCTTAGcgctttcccttcctttctgtaaCATGAGGTACAATCAAACCTTCCTTCTCAGAAGAGGACAGGGAAGTTCCCTTcttttaaagtgctttgaaatcacATGGAAACCcctgaacacagaaaaagtgtttctatGCCAGGAAGCTGCATGTTGTATTCAGTGCTTGATGAATCACTTCtcagggcagtgctggctggaaCGGCGGTCCTTCCCTTCCACTCCCAGATATTTCCATCCTGGCAGTTCTCTCTGTCAGGCTGCTACAGGTACTTGTATGACAAGCTGGCTCAAGGTACTGATCCAAGCCAACTTTTGCCCTTTCCTCCCCAGGTCACACACACTTTAACCCCTTACAGCCAGGTCGCCTCTGCATCCAGTCCAATACAGAGCCACAAAAACCCAGATGTACCAGCATGACAGAGGGGTAATGAGGAAAACAGTTCAATTAAGCAGCACTACCACTGGATGTGAAACCATAAGCCTTAGCACTTGTGTGTGATTCACACTTCAACAATATGATTTACCACTACAGTACATTTAGTTTAATAAcatcagatttaaaaaaaaaaaaaaaaaaacaaaaaaccaaaaaaacacaaaaaaacctgcagagcCAGGttgtaaaagaacaaaacaacccaaaccaaaacaactgtGTGTGTCAGTCCTGACTGACGTCACCAGCTGTCTGCTTTATGGTATTATGCTCATTGTCTGCACAGACACTCAGTTACTACACTCCTTATGCTCTGCAGTTACACTCTGTGAAGGCACAGCTAACTAGAGTAAGCAAGAACTTTTATTAAGGGCTACTGAATCAGGCCTTCTGTTTGTAATAGCTCTTCGTAAGAGATTTTATGGCACAAATTCCATACAGTCAGAAACTGCAGAGCCACACATGCATCCAGAGGCACAGCCTGTCCAAAACAGTTTGCAGAGGGCTGCCAATCtgtacaaataatttcttttagcTCATTTCATGAGACTAACGCACACTTCAATGCCATCTTGCACAGAAAGCACCTCCTCCTGTACATACTGATCCAAGAACTGCAGGCTGGGCAGTAATCTCTGTGGAAACAAACCTCAGACCTTCCCAGCTCTCTGTCCTGCTACATAACAAGACAAATTTGCACCTGTCATTACACCCAGCCAAGTTCCAGCAAGCAATCTGAGTTTCTAGTGCACAGAAGGACAATGAGGAATCTGAGAGAAATGCAAAAACCTTCATATTAATGGTAAAGATCAAAGTCTTTCCACAACTGACTTCTAagcataatttttcctctttcatctcAAGCTTTCTCCAGGATGAGGGAAGATTTATGCCTGGCAGTTTCACAGAGTTAAGTTTAATAGGATGCCAGGTGGCAGCTGTCAAAGGCAGACTCAAttgctctttctgctgtttgggAATGGGTTTGCTCTTCTTGCCACACTTTCAGAGATTAAAGCTATTACTTCCTAGGACTTCATTTTAAAGTAACTACCCAAACTATAAGTAAGCTAATAGCTCCGCAACTACATCCTCACGTAGTTTACATGTAAAAGTCTGTacgtatatacacacacatgtaccACAACACATCCACACGTCTGCAAACACATCACAGGAGAATATACATGCTATTTTTAGGATCAAGGGACATTAAGCATCCTCCCTAAACTCAGTGTGAACCAGTTTCAGCTGTGAGCTAGTACCTTTCTGCTGTTTATACAGGTTCCAGAATGAACgtctgctttttctctctcctgtctgtcaactgttctttcttgtttgttctattttttcACCTGTGGAAAAAGTCAAAATGTATTGAGAgttttcttaaagaagaaaaataaaaggaagctAACATATAGCACAGCATGCTGTGCAAAGTGAGGCAACCACGGATGCATAGCTCTGGAAGGACTCTGCAAGAAGCCATCAAACCCATTCTTCTTCTCTGGCCACTGCCAAGTATGTTCGGATCTTCCCAGACAAAAG
The Falco rusticolus isolate bFalRus1 chromosome 1, bFalRus1.pri, whole genome shotgun sequence genome window above contains:
- the PIK3IP1 gene encoding phosphoinositide-3-kinase-interacting protein 1 isoform X1: MLRGGPRRAAALGALLLGSLLLAAARGAEECLRGNGASYRGSRRVAAGGAPCLNWLAVRSGPGAALPAALAEDHNSCRNPDGDAAPWCYIRGAAGVPERRPCDIAECSADATAATAPVPTGEVDASQEVDQVFEPADTLPSRSEAAAVQPVIGISQRVQMNSKEKKDLGTLGYVLGLIMMVIIIAIGAGIVLGYIYKRGKDLKEKHEQKVYEREMQRITLPLSAFTNPACEFVDENTIVVHTNQTPVEDTHDGSGPLMGQAGTPGA
- the PIK3IP1 gene encoding phosphoinositide-3-kinase-interacting protein 1 isoform X3, whose translation is MSRECLRGNGASYRGSRRVAAGGAPCLNWLAVRSGPGAALPAALAEDHNSCRNPDGDAAPWCYIRGAAGVPERRPCDIAECSADATAATAPVPTGEVDASQEVDQVFEPADTLPSRSEAAAVQPVIGISQRVQMNSKEKKDLGTLGYVLGLIMMVIIIAIGAGIVLGYIYKRGKDLKEKHEQKVYEREMQRITLPLSAFTNPACEFVDENTIVVHTNQTPVEDTHDGSGPLMGQAGTPGA
- the PIK3IP1 gene encoding phosphoinositide-3-kinase-interacting protein 1 isoform X2, which encodes MLRGGPRRAAALGALLLGSLLLAAARGAEECLRGNGASYRGSRRVAAGGAPCLNWLAVRSGPGAALPAALAEDHNSCRNPDGDAAPWCYIRGAAGVPERRPCDIAECSDATAATAPVPTGEVDASQEVDQVFEPADTLPSRSEAAAVQPVIGISQRVQMNSKEKKDLGTLGYVLGLIMMVIIIAIGAGIVLGYIYKRGKDLKEKHEQKVYEREMQRITLPLSAFTNPACEFVDENTIVVHTNQTPVEDTHDGSGPLMGQAGTPGA